The genomic DNA GCTCCTGATATCCCATCCATCATTTTCTCACTATGGGATAGCTTGACCCGTTCTTCTGTCAATAATTCATCCTCTCCCAATTTAAGCTCGGCAGCAGCAATTTCCTCCAACTGAAACCGATACATGTCCAATAACTGATAGGCCTTTTGACTGGAACTTTGCAGCTCTCGTACTTCTTTTTCCGCTTTGACAAAAGCATTGTAGCGCTCTCTGTAAAGTGTTTTGACCGGACCGATGACCGAATCACCGAACGTATCCAGCAACGCCAGATGGCGGTCTGCACGTAGCAAACTTTGATGCTCATGCTGACCGTGAATATTGACGAGCTGCTCACCCACCTCACGCAGCATCGTTAAATTGACCATTTGACCATTAATCCGCGATGAACTTTTGCCTTGAACGGTCAGTTCCCTCCGAATCAATAGATGTTCTTCCGCATTTGCCTTGATTCCCTGCTCTTCTAACGTTGCCCAAACCGGATGCTTAATCGGCAGTTCAAACAGCGCCTCCATCTCTGCTTTATCACATCCATAACGGACCAGATCGGCCGAACCTCTGCCTCCAGCAATCAGACCGAGGGCATCAATAATGATGGATTTACCCGCGCCTGTTTCCCCGGTCAATACGTGGAACCCTTTATAAAAATGAACATCGACAGCCTCTACAACTGCCAAATTTCGTATAGATAAAGTGACCAGCATCGTTCTTTCACCTCTATGATGTACAAATTCAAACGTCTAAATGAGCTAAGAAATAATATTTAGGAAATGTAGCCCATAAGACGATTCACAATGGCCTCGCTGTTCTCTTCTGATCGGCAAATAATCAAAATGGTGTCATCCCCGCTTATGGTACCCATAATTTCAGGCCATTCAATATTGTCCAATAATGCAGCAATCGAGTTCGCCGTTCCCGGAAGGCACTTCATTACGATCAGATTGGTCGTATAGTCAATATGTAAAAAGTTGTCGACCAATGTACGTTTCAGTTTCTGCGCCGGATTATATCGCTGATCTGAAGGCATCGAATATTTGTACCTGCCATCATCCATTGGGACTTTAATAAGCAGCAGTTCCTTGATGTCCCGAGATACAGTGGCTTGAGTGACCTGAAAACCTGCCTTGCGTAAAGCTTCGACCAGATCGTCCTGCGTTTCAATTTCCCGTTGTGAAATAATTTCCCTGATTTTAATATGTCGTTGACCCTTCATAAAATCCTCCTATAGATTAATCCTTATATTCCTCTTCTTCAATGT from Paenibacillus sp. FSL R10-2782 includes the following:
- the argR gene encoding transcriptional regulator ArgR, which gives rise to MKGQRHIKIREIISQREIETQDDLVEALRKAGFQVTQATVSRDIKELLLIKVPMDDGRYKYSMPSDQRYNPAQKLKRTLVDNFLHIDYTTNLIVMKCLPGTANSIAALLDNIEWPEIMGTISGDDTILIICRSEENSEAIVNRLMGYIS